The genomic interval TGTTCTTACGGAAATAGTAGATCGGATTGTGGCCGGCGCTACAGAAGTAGGCGGAGCCGTCCTTTTCAAAGAGAAAAAAGATTCCCGTGGCGAAAAAGGTGCCTTGTAGAGTTTCGAAAAGATTGTCGCTGAGTCGATTGAATACCTCGGCCGGATTGATCGTTTCTTTCAGAATATCCTGCATATTGTAGTGAATGATAGAAGTGATCAAGGCCGCCGAAACCCCGTGGCCCGTCGCATCCGCCAAGAAGAATGCCGTGCGAGCCTCGTTGATTTCGATAATGTCGTAGATATCTCCGCTGACCTCCCGCATCGGTTGGTAATGAACGTTTGCGTGGATCAAACGAAATTGTTTTCTTTTTCCGGGAAGAAAACATTCCTGAACGTTCTTTCCGATTTCTAACTCCGTTTGGATCTGTGTATTTTTGAGATGAAGCGCATCAAACTGCGAAGCGATCTGTTCCGCCATTCCGTTGAACGTATTTCCTAACGCATCCAGCTCGTCTTGGGCCGATTGATTCCAAGAAACCCTGGCATTCAAATCTCCGGTGGCCATCGTTTCACTGACTTCTTTGAGAAGAAAAAGACGGATAAAGATCTTACGATAGAGAAAGATTCCAAAAAGAATATGAAAACCGAACCCCCAAACGAGCAGAAGTCCGAGCTGAATATAAAGGGAGCGAAGACGATCGATCATTTCCCGCATTTTGATTTCGGAGATGAGGAACGTCTTCGGGTTGAGAAAAAAAATCAGATGAACAATGAATTGATCCGAATCCAATTCGATATCGTAAGAAGTGTTGAGCGCCGCTTTTGCGCTTGAAATCTTACTCAATTTTGATTTGAGATCGGAGAATGGGGAAACCGCGCCGTTGGAGAGAAGTGTTTTAGTTTTTTCAAGCGAAGTATCTTCGATCTCTAAAACGGTAAAATTGGTGAGACCGATGCTAAAAAGTTTACTCTGAAATTCGTTGATCTGAGAAGAATTTTGATAATCGACATTGCCGAACGATTCTATCTTTTTGAGAATTTCTCTCGCGACTCGATCCGATTCCAGAGTAAAATTCGAAATCAAAAGGTCGGTTTGATTTTCGAAAATCATAACCGCGACAAACGTAAGGTTCACCACGGTTAGGATCGTATAAATGACGATAATCTGTAATCGAAGAGACTTCTTCATGACCAAGATAGATTATCGTTTTTAAATTTTCAAAAATCATTGCATTCTATAAATTGGATTCTTTTGTTTCATTGGATCGAATGCAAAGTTGATTCCGTTTCGGAGTGTAATTCTTCCATTCGATTCTTTCCTAAGAACCAATAGTAGAGCGTTGGAACCGCAAATCGACTGAGAATCGTCGCCGCAATTTCCCCGAAGATCAGAGAAACGGCGAGTCCTTGGAAGATCGGATCCAAGAGCATGATCGCGCTTCCGACGACGACAGCGGACGCGGTGAGAAGCATGGGTCGAAATCGAACTACGCCTGCGTCGATCACCGCTTGTTTGAGCGGTTTTCCCAAACGAATCTCGGATTCGATAAAGTCCACGAGAATGATCGAATTTCGAACGATGATTCCCGCGCCCGCGATAAAACCGATCATCGATGTTGCGGTAAAATAGGCTCCCGTAAACCAATGTCCCGGTAGAATCCCGATCAAAGAGATAGGGATCGGCGCCATGATGATCAGCGGAAGGAAATAATTTTTAAACCAACCGAGAACGAGGACATAGATGAGAATCATCACAAGAGCGAAGGCTCCTCCCAAATCTCGGAAGACTTCGTATGTGATAAACCATTCTCCGTCCCATTTTACGAAAACTTGATCGGTGTTTCGCGGAGTTTCCGCCGTTCCGGTCGGGTAGTGTATCTTCGGCGCCAATTTGAGAATTCCATAGACCGGCGCTTCCTCTGCTCCGTAAAACTCGCTCGTGACGTATTCCACTGATCGCAAGTTCTTTCGGTTTAACGTAAGATTCTCACGAATATAAGAATTATTTAATACACTTTCGGAAGGAATCGATCCGCTTTCCAACGAAGAAACCGTCATCGGACGAAACGGCGCCTGAGAGGAACGAATTCGATCCGCAACCGATAGATCTACAGTGATTTCTTCCGGATGAATCGCTTCGGATAGGGAAAGAATCGGCGTCTCGGAAAAAAGAAACTGTCCGTCTCTCGCGATCGTTTCCGAACGTACTCCCAACACTCCTCCGAGATTGGAATCAAACGGATAGACGATCTTCGGTCTTCCCGCCCTCAAACTCGAATCCAGATCGATGACTCCTTCCTGTTCGGAAAGAATTTTATGAATTTCGAATGCGGTTTTCTTTCGTTCCGTTTCGTTCGGTCCGTAGACCTCGGCTACGAACGTGGCGAGTACGGGAGGTCCGGGAGGAATCTCCAAGACCTTTGTGATCGCGTTCTCCATTCTTCCGAAATTAGCGATCTCTTCACGCAATGACTCGATGATCTCGTGACTTTTGATCGATCGATGTTCCTTGGATTTGAGAACGACGTGAAGATCGATCTGCCAATCCGATTTTCTAAGAAAGCTGTGTTTGACCATTCCCGAAAAGGAGAAGGGAGCCGCTTCTCCTCCGAAAATTTGTACCTTCTCTACATTCTCATTCTTTAATATTCCTTCCGCGAGAATTTTGGAACGATCGATACTTTTGGAAAGGGGAGTTTTCGGATCAAAGTCGATCAACACCTGAAACTCGTCTTTATCGTCGAAAGGAAGCATCTTCACCTTTACCGCTTTGAACGCGACCAAGGAGGAAGCGAGTAGAAGAAGTCCCACGATCCCGACTCCGAATTTGAGGGAATTCACTTTCGATGCGAGCAACCAGTCGACTACCCGTATGTAAATTCGATCCAGTTTGGAAATTTTTTCTTTCTCGGAATGTGAGTGAGTCGTTTTCAAAAGTCGAACACTGATCCAAGGAGTTACGATAAACGCGACCAATAAGGAAAGAAGCATCGCAAGACTCGCTCCGACGGGGATCGGTTTCATATACGGACCCATCAGCCCTCTCACGAACGCCATAGGAAGAATCGCCGCGATCACGGTAAACGTCGCGAGAATCGTCGGATTCCCCACTTCGGAAACGGCTTCGATCGTGGATTCTAAGATTCCTCGTTTTGGATTTTCTTTCAGGTGTCGTTCTATGTTTTCGACGACCACGATCGCGTCGTCGACCAGGATTCCTATCGAGAAGATAAGAGCGAATAACGTGACACGGTTGAGCGTATAACCTAAAAAGTAATAAAGAGCCAAGGTCAATGCCAGCGTTACCGGAATCGCCACTGAAACCACAATGGAAGCCCGAAAACCCATCCAGAGTGCGATTAGGATGCTGACTGAAATTGTCGCGATCAAAAGATGTTCGATCAATTCTTTCGACTTTGCATCCGCTGTGGAACCGTAGTCTCGGATCACGGACATCTTTACGTCTTGCGGAAGACGCTTTCCGAAACTTTCCGCTCTTTCTAAAAGTTCTTGGGATAGAGGGACCACGTTCGTTCCTTTTCTTTTGGAGAAGCTGATTGTGACCGAGTTTTTTTCTTTTCCGTCGATGGTTTTATCGTAGAGAATGGATTGTTTATTTCTTTCCTGCGCACCCTCCGCAATTTCAGCGACGTCTGAAACTCGGATCACACGCCCTCCGCGTTGTGCAACCGGAAGAGAACTTACGTCCTGTAACTTGGAAATCGTCGTTCCCACTTCTACGTCGTATTTTTTTTCCTTTCCCCAGTTTTGTCCGACCGGAAGAAACGTATCGTTGAGTTTTAAGGCATTGGCTATGTCGGAGATGCTGATCCCGGAGCGATTCATTCGAGAAGGGTCTGCGATTACACGAACGGAACGTTTTCTGCCTCCCAAAAGTTCAACCTTGGAAAGATCCGGAGTTCCGGAAAGATCTCTTGCTAAAGGAGCGACTAACGTTCGTAAGGAGTAATCGTCTCTCTGATCGGAGCTAAACGATAGCGCTAAAAAAGGGACGTCGTCGATCGTCAAGGATCGAACGGTCGCCGGTGCCACGTTAGGCGGTAACTCTCTTTGGACTTCCATGAGTTTGTGGTGAATTTTTACGAGAGAGGGTTCCAAGGGTTGTCCGACTTCGAAACGAACGGTGACGATCGCACCATGATCACTACTTGCGGAGTAGACGTATTCTACACCTTCCAAGCCCCAAACCGCTCTTTCAACTGGTTCGGTGACTTTGCGTTCCACTTCGTAACGGCTAAAACCGGGAGCGGAAAGTTGAATGTCGATCATCGGAACCGAGATCTGTGGTTCTTCTTCCTTCGGAGTCAGAAAGACCGCGATGATTCCTAAAAAGAGACTCGAGAAGATAAGAATCGGAGTGAGTTTGGAATGAACAAACGCGAGTGCAATCCTCCCCGCGAAACCTGTCTTCTGTGTTTGTTTATCTTTCATTGGAATTTCCTCTTTTTGAGTAGATGGAGAGCTCGCCTCGAATTCTCAGATATTCCGATTCGGAAGCGGTTTTCATTTTGAGAAGTTGGACCATCGCCGAAAAGGATTCCGCGAGTTGAGGTGCTTGGATGGTTCCGTTGCGGAAAAGTTTTTGAGAAACCTGTAATTGCTCCTCTTGGATTCGGACCGATTCATAGATCGATTTAAGGTTTTCCGAAAGTGTTTTTTCCTGTTGGAGAAGAATTCTAAAATTACTTTCCTCTCTGAGTTTAATCTCTTCGGATTTTTTTTTCGCTCCTTCTGCCTTCACTTTTGCTTCGTCTAACGCGCCTATGTCGGTCGGACTTAAAAGATTCATTTGCAGATAGATGCCGGCGTTGTAAGAATTTGCAAAATTTCGATTCCCGTCGTATGCATACGTTTCCGCGTAGGCCGCCACTTTGGGTAAGAATTTGGATTTTTCCGAATTCACGGATTCTTTCGCTCCGTCCGCATAAGCCGAATAAGCATCCGAGAGAGGAGTATGACCTGATTCTTGTTCGCCCGGAAGAGGAAGATATTCTTCCACAAACTTAAGGAGAGTGTTCTTTTTCGGTTTAAAATCCTCGGGAAGATCAACGGCGAGAAAGTGAAGAGTTTCGTCTGCGCTTTGTCGAACGGTCTCCTGTTCTTTTTTAGAAACATCTAATATAAGTTGTAATGACTTCAGCGCCAAGGATCCGGAAAACCCCACGAGGTTGGAGCGGTTCCCTAACTGATATTGGTTTAGGAAGTCGGAGATTTTACGATGAAGATTTTCAGCGATCTTTCCGTTTTCTTCGGCAAGAAGAATGGATTGATAAGCGACAGCGGCGTTCGAATATTCGCGAAAACGAATGTATTTTTCTTCTGCGTGAACGGCGTTCAATCGTTTCTCTTGTATAAGGGATGCGGATGATTTCCCTCCGCCTTCATAAAGAGGAAGTTCTATTCCCAAGGTCCCTCGGGCGTAGGTTTGAGAGCCCGGATTGTTCAGTGTGTCTTTTGCGAAAATATTCGCGGTATTCGAATTCAAACCGGTGTAGGGTTGATTATTCGTATCCAAAAAATTGGAAGGTTGAGAACGAACGCTCGCAGTGGAGAAGTCCGATTGAGTCGCCGATCTTTGTCCGAGTTTCCCCATAAAATTCAGAGCAGGATCGTTTGTCTGATAGGAACGAACATCGGCGTAAATTTTTGGGAGCCAGTGTTTTTTAGCACGATCCTTCGAGATTTCCGTGGCTTGGACTTCCAGAGCTTTCGATTTTAAGTTGGGGGCCTGCGTTTGAATTTTAGTCCATACTTCCGAAAATTCAAGAACGCTATCGGCGTAAACCTCGCCCCAAAAGGGCGAGGCGAAAAAGGCGAAAAGAATCGGAAGAATTCCTGAAAAGGATTTCATCTCCTTTCTCCTTGAATCTCACGAAGAGAGGGGATTCCGAAACTTTTTAAGATCAGCGACATCGGACAAAAGCCCGCGAATGCAAAGAGGATCATATTGATTCCTACGAGGAAATTCAATAGGAAACCCCAAGGGTTCACGAGTAGTCCCAAAGTAACGCCTATCAAAGATACGGTGCCTGCTATCAAAAAAAGTAGCCTTTCTCTATACCAACGGTTCATCTCATTCTCCTTAGTATATACCCTGTGGGGTATATACTAATTGACATACCCACAGGGGTATATGTTTTTGAAAAGAGATATTTTAATTCTAAAATTTAAGAATTAGAGCTTTTGAGGGAAGAGGGGAATGGATTCGGTATTTGACTCGAGTTGTGCACAGAAATCGAACCTGATGGGGGATACAGTAGTAGAGGCTTTCGTTGAGGCCTTATTCTACATCTTCTCCAACAAACCTCGAAGAAAAAGGATGAGGAATCGATTGAAACGAGCGGATCCAGGAATTTAAAATCGAAACTTAGGATAGGTAGAAGTCTATAGAAGCCTCAAAAGAGCCTTTCGAATCGGTTTAGAGAAGAATTTTTTGATCAAAGGAAAAAAGCGGCTTTGATCGCAGTTCGAATGTTTTCCATATTCGGCTTTTTCTTATTCTCCGTTAGACAACGATCCATATATTCCTGCACGTATGCTTCACCGAATTTTTTGATCGCTTGGCTCGCGGCCTTTAATAGGAGGAGAGTTTTTTCGCAGTCCATCGAATCGTTAAGAAGCCCTTTTTCCACTGCGTCGAGTTGTCCTTTGATCCTGTGGATTCGATTGATCAGAAGTTTGGTGTCGTTTTGATTCGTCATAGCCAAATACCATACGGGGTATATAGGGCGTCAATTGAAATTCTCCACCTTAGTAGTCTTCTGACCCGCCGCGCGCGGCTTATAAGAAACGGATTACAAGAAAGGAACGTTCAAAAGAATTAAAAATGGAGATGAGGAAGAATTCGAAATTCTTAAAATCCCCGAGTTTCTATTTCAAAGAGATTTGGAGGAGGGAGAATGGAAAATCGCATCTACGAGTACGGGAAGGTCGTCTAACGCCGAAATTTTTCCGGTAAGTTTCCATGTATGAAGAACGCCTTCGTAACAGGCGAAGACCCTTCTTGCGAGAAGTTTCGGATCGGTATTCATCGAGATCAAACCTTTCTTTTGCCATTCTCCCAAATAAGAAGTTAGGATTTCGATCGTTTTTAGGGACACTCTTTTTGCCTCTTCCGAAATGGAGTGGGACGTGGAGGCAATCTGTGCAACTGTGTTCGCCATTGGACAACCGGCGAAGCTACTGTTTCGTGTTTGTCTTCTTAAGATTTGAGTCCAAGCGCGAATGAATTCTTGAGGATCGGAGGATCTTGATTTTAATTTTTCCAAAAGGACAAGTTGTTCTTCTCCATAGAATTCGATGTAGGCGCGACCTAAATCGTCTTTGGATGGGAAGTGATCGTAGAAACTCGCCTTTGCCGTTTTCGATTCTTGGATGATTTGATTGATTCCGGTATTTCCATAACCTTGTGATTGAAAGAGTCGAACTGCGGTCTCTAAAATTCTTGATTTTGGGCCGGATTCTCTACTTGACATTCTTCATTCCCTTTGTTGAAATAGTAGACAGACTTGTCTGTTCCGCTCTTCTTTCTTTCATTGAATCGGAGGAATTCGGATAAGGCAAGTCCAATTTGGAGTTTTTATGTCATCAAATGAAACCAGAGAAACCGATTTTTTAAACGTCGCCGGGGTGGCAAAGAGCGTGGAAGAGGCCGTACTCACTCGACATAGCATTCGAGATTACGAATCAAAACCGATCGAAGAGGGTATCTTGCAAGACTTGTTTCAGAAATCGCTCCGAGCGCCGAGCTGGAAGAATAGTCAACCTTGGAAGGTTCATGTCGTAAGCGGAGCGAGAAGAGAAACGATGGCGAAGCTTCTCGTCGAAAGGGCAAAGAAGGGAGAACCGGTTCCCGATACGATCTGGCCGGCTTCTTTTCCGGCGAATGCAAAGAAAAGAATGTTCGATCTTGGAATGAAGATCTATGGAGTCGCCGGAATCGAGCGAAAGGATAAGGATGCGAGGGATCATTTTATGCTTCGGAATTTCGAATTCTTCGGAGCGCCGACTGCGGTGTTTATCACAACCGAGTTTGATTTGAATTTTTATATCGCGCTTGATATCGGATGTTATCTCAATACCTTGATGTTGCTCGCGCGAGGTTACGGCTTAGGGTCCGTTCCGCAGGCGGCATTATCCGCGTTTCCGGAAGTGGTGAGATCGGAGTTGAATCTTTCCGAATCGGAGAAAGTTGTTTGCGGTTTGAGTCTCGGTTATCCAAAGGCTGATTCCAATCTCAATCGATTCCATACTCCCAGAGAAGCTTCGGGAGAACTCCTCAAGTTTTACTGAAGGAACGTTTTTCTCTTTGGTAAGAATGAGTGGTCCGGAAAGTAAAAAAGTAAATTATAATAAACTAAATAACTAATTTATCTTGTTGGGGCAAGGGAAAGAAATTTTTGCGAAGTTCTTCGAGTGAGCCAATTCGGGGAGTTTTTGTAGGAGTTCCGACCAAGCTTAGGAACCGTTTTAGCTTGCAAAAAGAAGAATTTTCTGATAGTGGAATGTCAGCCGGAGATTTTCCCGCCACCTTCCTCCTCCACCCAAAACTCAGCGCGGCACTCTCTACGGATCGCGCCGCAGGGTGGGGTGCGCGACTTCGACGGGGATGTCGGAGTTCCGACGGAGGAATCTTAGGATTTCGATCTTCTTTTTTTGGTCGATCGTTTCTCGATGTGGAACTCGTCGCTGTGATTCCGATTCCTCCGAAAACTCTTATTTCTCGGAGGAAATTTTGCAAGTTTGAAGCAAGAATGTTTTTGAACCGGAGAATTTGAATTTTTCGATCCGCTTGCTCAATGAAGAAGCGTGATAGAACGACCGATGTATCCGACTACGGTTAGAAGGACCAGAAAAACTCCGAACGAGAGGAGCGCTATGCTCAGTCCCGTCGGGGTGTCCCAGCTATACCACTTTCCGAGCGAAAGCTTGACGGAATCTTCGATTTCTTTGCTTTGTAAATTCATGAGAAAGCTCCTTATGTCTTTTATTTCTTTTTCTAAATCGTAAGAACGATTAAGTATCTTAATCAATCTAACTAAATATGTCAACTGATAATCTGCAAAATTCTTCTCGCGAGGAGCTCCTACAGAAACTTTCACTGGTTTGCCATCATTCTAGCAATGCGACCGTTCTCTATCATCAGGCCGCCGCCGAAAAATTCGGGCTCAATGCGACGGATATGAAAACACTCCCTCTCCTGGAAGGTGGTCCGATCACTGCCGGTAAGATAGCGGAATCCCTCGGTTTGACGACCGGAGCCGTTACGTCGGTTATCGATCGTTTGGAGAAGGCGGGAATCGTTCGTCGAAGTGCTGATCCGAACGATCGAAGAAAGGTAGTTGTTGATTTGATACCGGAGGCGATCGAAGACGCGGGAAAGATTTATTCCCCGATGGGGAACGCGATGATGAATCTTTTTCAAAACTACAAAGAAGAAGAATTGAAATTGCTCATTCGTTTTCAAGAAGAGGCAACCAAAATACTCATTCAAGAAGCGACTCATCTTCGTAATTCTTCCCAATCCAAGGAAGAATGATCGTTCCATTCCTTTCTCCCGGTTCGCGAGCGAAAGAACTTTGAGTCTTTTTTACGTTTTTCGGAAGGACGGTTCCGGAATTCCATTTAAGAATTTTAGAATCGCGTTCGTAAAATTCATAGGGTTTCGCGAGAGAAGTTTTTTTGTCTGGACGAATCCTTTCATTCGGATCATTTCAATGAAAATTTATTTCCTCTTTTCAAGGTGAATTTTGATCCGAGGTTTTAGGAGAATTTCATGTCCGAAATTTTAATCATCTTCACGCTTCTGATTCTCTCTCCTTTAGAACTCAAGTTGATCAGTGAAAGAATCAACGCTCGAACGGGAGTTTCCTACGGTAAATCCGAGTTTCTTTTTGAAAATACGAAGGGAGGTTTTTCTTTGATTGAAAACAAAATGTCGGAGTTAAAAGGAAACGAACCTTCCAGGGATTGTATCATCAATCTTTCCAAAGAGGAGGGTGGATTTTACGGAAAACCCGTTCCGAATTCTCCTAAGAATTTGGGTGAAACCGAAGGTCTGACTCATGGAGCGTTAGCCGATCTCTGTAAAAAGGCGTCTCTAAAAAATAAATAATTCTCAATCTTAAAAAACGGGATCAAAAAAATTTCTTTTCCGGGTTGGAAAGGATAAGATGGTCTTAAGCAAATCGATATTTATTTTTACGATTCTCATTCTTTCCGAATCGGAACTCAAGTTGATCGGAGAACAGATCGAAGCGAATCGAATCAATTCTCGGATGGAAGAAAGATTCGAATACACATTCGAAAATTCAAAGGAAGGCGCGGACGCGCTTTCTAAAAAAATGAAAGATCTCAGAGGGACGCTTCCGGCGTACGAATGTCTTATCAATCTTTCTCGAAGCGATGAAGGTCATTACGACAAATGGGTTCGCGATTCTCCCGGAAATTTAGAACACTTTGGAAATCTAAATCACTCCCAACTCGCCGATCTTTGTAAAAAAGCTCACGGACACAATTGAGTTAAAACAAAAAAAATAAACAACCCATTCTTCATCCTCGATTTTAAAACGAAGTCGGGAAGATCGAGAGAAAGGAGCTAAGAAGAATAAAACGGAACCGTTAAGAAAATCCATCGCTTTTGAATTGCCTTTCTGAGAGAAAAATAATAAAGAATAAAAGAGAAGGTAATTAATTCATTGCTTGGAATTTCGGTGATCCTCTATCTCGTCGCAACGATTTTGATCGGAGCGATCGCGTCTCGTTTTGTAAGCGATTCAAAAGACTATGTTCTCGCAGGAAGAAGACTTCCCCTTTTTTTAGCTTCTTCCGCTTTGTTTGCGACTTGGTTCGGTTCGGAGACCTTGCTTGGCGCTTCTTCAAGATTTATAGACGAAGGAGTTTTAGGAGTCATCGAAGATCCGTTCGGCGCGGCCCTCTGTCTTTTTTTGGTAGGACTTTTTTTCGCCAGACCTCTCTATCGGATGAACATTCTTACCTTCGGCGATTTTTATAAGAATCGTTTTGGAAGGAGGGCAGAAGTCGTTTCGAGCATTTTTATGATTCCTTCCTATTTCGGTTGGATCGCCGCTCAGTTCGTCGCGTTGGGAATCATTCTTCACTCCTTGACTGATCTTCCGGTTTCCACGGGAATTTTTCTAGGAGCGGGCGTGGTTTTGGTCTACACGACGATCGGAGGGATGTGGGCGATTTCGCTTACGGACTTTCTGCAGACGATTCTAATTGTATTAGGACTTGCTTATTTAGTCTGGGATCTGAGCGAGAAAGCGGGAGGGATCGGAGTCGTTTTAGGTTCCACGAAACCAGGGTTCTTTCGATTTGTTCCAGAGATGGATGCGAAAAGTATTTTAATTTATATCGCCGCTTGGATGACGATCGGGCTGGGATCGATTCCTCAACAAGATATCTTTCAGAGAGTGATGGCTTCGAAATCGGAAAAGGTTGCGGTTTATTCTTCCCTTTTGGCTTCCTTTTTCTATCTGAGCGTCGCCTTACTTCCGTTACTCGCTGTTCTATGTGCGAGAAAAGTTTATCCGGAGATCGGCGCCGCGGACGCTCAGATGATTCTTCCAAAAACGGTTCTGACTCATACGGGATTGTTTACGCAAATTCTCTTTTTCGGCGCGCTTCTCTCCGCGGTGATGAGCACGGCGAGCGGTGCGATTCTGGCTCCGGCTTCCGTTTTGGGTGAGAACGTTGTTCGTCCCTTCTTAAAAAATCCTTCCGAAAAATATCTTTTAAGAATATTAAGAATTTCTGTTGTTGTGATCACCTTGGTTTCTTTGTCGATGGCGGTTACAAAGAGTAATATCTACGAACTCGTTTCCCAAGCATCAGCGTTAAGTTTGGTTTCCCTTTTTGTCCCCTTAGTCGCCGGACTTTTTTGGAAACGTTCCACGGGAACGGGAGCAGTCGCTTCGATGATCTGCGGGTTTATCGTATGGCTTTTTTGGAATCTCGGTTCTTTTGAAATTCCTGCGTCGATTCCTGGACTGATCGCAAGCTGGTTTGCCCTTCTTGCAGGAGATTTTTTAGAAAGAAGGGGTCTTGGCTTTTCAGTCCAGGGAAGCTTAGAGAAAGAATCGAAAGGGGAAATGTAGGAGCTACTCTACGGAATTCTCTGAAGGTCGGAACCCTTTTTCAAATCGAGACGATTTCCCAAAAAAAGTTTTGTAGGAGTTCCTACAGAATGTTTCGAAAAATCTTCCTTGAAAAGAAACCCAATCTGTGATAAGGGAAATCTTCCGGAGTTTTTCCCGCCGCCTCTCCACCTCCACCCAAGATCAGGGTGGGGCGTGCCTTTCACAAAAAAGCCGTCGGAACAACGAGAAGATTCTCACTCGAAAGGAGGGTCGAACAAAAAGAAAAAGTGGCTTCTCTTGGGTTCCATTCTTCTTTTTATCCTTCGTTGAGGATCGCAGGTTTAGAAAGAAGGAAAGAAAAAAATTCTCCAATAATTTCTTTTCGCGTAGGAGTTCCCCGTCAAACTATGGTCAAAATGTATTTTCGGAGAATTCAATGCCACCCGTTTTAGACGATTCCATTGCGTTTGCGAGAAGACAGGAATCCCAGACAAAACTGGGAGAAGCCTTTCAAGGTCTCTGGATGGAAAACGAAATCAGTTTTGCGATTGCCGGGGGTGGATGTAAGGCGTTTTACGGATTGGGTTTTGGACATGAATTAAAATCCTGGGGATTAAAATTCAGAGAAGTCTCCGGAGTTTCTGCAGGGGCGGCGATGGTTCTCTGTTTGATCTGCGACGGAGAAGAAGAATGTGTGGCCTTTTTCGAAAACATCGTAAGAAAAAATCCTCAGAACTTTTATCTAAGCCGTCTCTTTAAAGGCGAACGGGCATTTCCTCACGAAGAAATGTATCGAAAGACGATCCGTTTTGGAATGGATTTCGAAAAAATCATAAAATCCGGGACGAAAGTTTTCATTCATACGTTACGCGCCATTCCTAAGACGGATTCTTTCAAAAATAAATTCCGCCTCGCGAGACTGATCGCGGAAACGGCGAAAGCATTTTTAGAAGACGAGAGAGATCGCGCGCGGGGACTCAACACGGAAAGGATGCAGAGGGTTCTTAGAAACTGGAATATGAAAGAAGTCTTATTTACGGAAAAAGATTTCAACGATCCCGAAACCGTCGAACAGATCATTCTTAATTCTTCTTCG from Leptospira stimsonii carries:
- a CDS encoding metal-sensitive transcriptional regulator; this translates as MTNQNDTKLLINRIHRIKGQLDAVEKGLLNDSMDCEKTLLLLKAASQAIKKFGEAYVQEYMDRCLTENKKKPNMENIRTAIKAAFFL
- a CDS encoding efflux RND transporter permease subunit, which encodes MKDKQTQKTGFAGRIALAFVHSKLTPILIFSSLFLGIIAVFLTPKEEEPQISVPMIDIQLSAPGFSRYEVERKVTEPVERAVWGLEGVEYVYSASSDHGAIVTVRFEVGQPLEPSLVKIHHKLMEVQRELPPNVAPATVRSLTIDDVPFLALSFSSDQRDDYSLRTLVAPLARDLSGTPDLSKVELLGGRKRSVRVIADPSRMNRSGISISDIANALKLNDTFLPVGQNWGKEKKYDVEVGTTISKLQDVSSLPVAQRGGRVIRVSDVAEIAEGAQERNKQSILYDKTIDGKEKNSVTISFSKRKGTNVVPLSQELLERAESFGKRLPQDVKMSVIRDYGSTADAKSKELIEHLLIATISVSILIALWMGFRASIVVSVAIPVTLALTLALYYFLGYTLNRVTLFALIFSIGILVDDAIVVVENIERHLKENPKRGILESTIEAVSEVGNPTILATFTVIAAILPMAFVRGLMGPYMKPIPVGASLAMLLSLLVAFIVTPWISVRLLKTTHSHSEKEKISKLDRIYIRVVDWLLASKVNSLKFGVGIVGLLLLASSLVAFKAVKVKMLPFDDKDEFQVLIDFDPKTPLSKSIDRSKILAEGILKNENVEKVQIFGGEAAPFSFSGMVKHSFLRKSDWQIDLHVVLKSKEHRSIKSHEIIESLREEIANFGRMENAITKVLEIPPGPPVLATFVAEVYGPNETERKKTAFEIHKILSEQEGVIDLDSSLRAGRPKIVYPFDSNLGGVLGVRSETIARDGQFLFSETPILSLSEAIHPEEITVDLSVADRIRSSQAPFRPMTVSSLESGSIPSESVLNNSYIRENLTLNRKNLRSVEYVTSEFYGAEEAPVYGILKLAPKIHYPTGTAETPRNTDQVFVKWDGEWFITYEVFRDLGGAFALVMILIYVLVLGWFKNYFLPLIIMAPIPISLIGILPGHWFTGAYFTATSMIGFIAGAGIIVRNSIILVDFIESEIRLGKPLKQAVIDAGVVRFRPMLLTASAVVVGSAIMLLDPIFQGLAVSLIFGEIAATILSRFAVPTLYYWFLGKNRMEELHSETESTLHSIQ
- a CDS encoding YgaP family membrane protein, producing the protein MNRWYRERLLFLIAGTVSLIGVTLGLLVNPWGFLLNFLVGINMILFAFAGFCPMSLILKSFGIPSLREIQGERR
- a CDS encoding TetR/AcrR family transcriptional regulator; its protein translation is MSSRESGPKSRILETAVRLFQSQGYGNTGINQIIQESKTAKASFYDHFPSKDDLGRAYIEFYGEEQLVLLEKLKSRSSDPQEFIRAWTQILRRQTRNSSFAGCPMANTVAQIASTSHSISEEAKRVSLKTIEILTSYLGEWQKKGLISMNTDPKLLARRVFACYEGVLHTWKLTGKISALDDLPVLVDAIFHSPSSKSL
- a CDS encoding TolC family protein: MKSFSGILPILFAFFASPFWGEVYADSVLEFSEVWTKIQTQAPNLKSKALEVQATEISKDRAKKHWLPKIYADVRSYQTNDPALNFMGKLGQRSATQSDFSTASVRSQPSNFLDTNNQPYTGLNSNTANIFAKDTLNNPGSQTYARGTLGIELPLYEGGGKSSASLIQEKRLNAVHAEEKYIRFREYSNAAVAYQSILLAEENGKIAENLHRKISDFLNQYQLGNRSNLVGFSGSLALKSLQLILDVSKKEQETVRQSADETLHFLAVDLPEDFKPKKNTLLKFVEEYLPLPGEQESGHTPLSDAYSAYADGAKESVNSEKSKFLPKVAAYAETYAYDGNRNFANSYNAGIYLQMNLLSPTDIGALDEAKVKAEGAKKKSEEIKLREESNFRILLQQEKTLSENLKSIYESVRIQEEQLQVSQKLFRNGTIQAPQLAESFSAMVQLLKMKTASESEYLRIRGELSIYSKRGNSNER
- a CDS encoding SpoIIE family protein phosphatase translates to MKKSLRLQIIVIYTILTVVNLTFVAVMIFENQTDLLISNFTLESDRVAREILKKIESFGNVDYQNSSQINEFQSKLFSIGLTNFTVLEIEDTSLEKTKTLLSNGAVSPFSDLKSKLSKISSAKAALNTSYDIELDSDQFIVHLIFFLNPKTFLISEIKMREMIDRLRSLYIQLGLLLVWGFGFHILFGIFLYRKIFIRLFLLKEVSETMATGDLNARVSWNQSAQDELDALGNTFNGMAEQIASQFDALHLKNTQIQTELEIGKNVQECFLPGKRKQFRLIHANVHYQPMREVSGDIYDIIEINEARTAFFLADATGHGVSAALITSIIHYNMQDILKETINPAEVFNRLSDNLFETLQGTFFATGIFFLFEKDGSAYFCSAGHNPIYYFRKNKKTILTLNSTGFVLGIGIPDPYKVLKIRTEPGDKILIYTDGILDAESPTKEQFGDDRLVETFQKYAELPSEELLSRLRSDLHSFANHFPDDVTFGILEIA